A genomic region of Mesobacillus jeotgali contains the following coding sequences:
- a CDS encoding solute carrier family 23 protein, which yields MNKPILDIKDVPSPFQWFTLSLQHLFAMFGATILVPYLVGLSPAIALISSGLGTIAFLIITKFQVPAYLGSSFAFIAPVIAAKAGGGPGAAMIGTFLAGLVYGVVALIIKKAGYRWIMRLLPPVVVGPVIIVIGLSLAGTAVSMAMNVPGTSEYSLIHFSAALVTLAATIVFSIYGKGMLSMVPILAGIIVGYLYSMAIGIVDFSGVKEADIFEMPDFIFPFVHYNVSISWEIVMLMVPVAIVTLSEHIGHQLVLSKVVGRDYIKEPGLHRSILGDGMATMISGLIGGPPKTTYGENIGVLAITRVYSVYVLLGAAIIATVFGFIGKITALISSIPTPVMGGVSILLFGIIASSGLRMLVDSKIDFGNTRNLVVSSVILVIGIGGAFIKLNENFEIHGMALAALIGVILNLVLPGRPEIEEDMFEVENEKKLSKRTM from the coding sequence ATGAACAAGCCAATCCTAGATATTAAAGATGTACCATCACCATTCCAATGGTTCACACTTAGCCTTCAGCACTTATTCGCCATGTTTGGCGCGACAATCCTTGTACCTTACCTGGTCGGCTTAAGCCCGGCAATCGCTTTGATTTCAAGCGGGCTTGGAACGATAGCCTTCCTGATCATCACTAAATTCCAGGTTCCGGCTTACCTGGGATCATCCTTCGCTTTCATCGCTCCAGTCATAGCTGCCAAAGCGGGCGGAGGACCTGGTGCCGCAATGATAGGAACATTCCTTGCGGGACTTGTTTATGGAGTTGTTGCTCTAATTATCAAGAAGGCAGGATACCGCTGGATCATGCGCTTGCTGCCACCGGTCGTAGTCGGTCCAGTCATCATTGTCATTGGACTCTCACTTGCAGGAACAGCGGTTAGCATGGCAATGAATGTCCCTGGAACTTCTGAGTACAGCTTGATTCATTTCTCTGCGGCATTAGTTACTCTTGCAGCGACAATCGTCTTCTCGATTTATGGAAAGGGAATGCTCAGCATGGTCCCAATCCTTGCCGGAATCATTGTGGGTTATCTTTACTCAATGGCAATAGGCATCGTAGACTTCAGTGGAGTAAAAGAAGCAGATATTTTCGAGATGCCAGACTTTATCTTCCCATTCGTTCATTACAATGTAAGTATCAGCTGGGAAATCGTCATGCTGATGGTCCCGGTAGCAATCGTTACATTGTCCGAGCATATCGGACACCAGCTTGTTCTGAGCAAGGTTGTCGGCAGAGACTACATTAAAGAGCCAGGTCTTCACCGCTCCATCCTCGGAGACGGAATGGCGACGATGATTTCAGGCTTGATCGGAGGACCGCCAAAGACGACTTACGGTGAAAACATTGGTGTACTTGCGATTACTAGAGTGTACAGCGTGTATGTACTGCTTGGTGCAGCCATCATTGCGACAGTATTCGGATTCATCGGGAAAATCACTGCGCTGATCAGCTCAATCCCAACACCTGTTATGGGCGGCGTCTCAATCCTGTTGTTCGGGATCATCGCTTCATCAGGTTTGAGAATGCTTGTCGACAGCAAAATCGACTTTGGCAACACACGTAACCTGGTCGTCTCATCAGTTATCCTTGTAATTGGGATTGGTGGAGCATTCATTAAGCTAAATGAAAACTTTGAAATACATGGCATGGCTTTAGCTGCCCTGATTGGTGTCATCCTTAACCTTGTCCTGCCTGGAAGGCCGGAAATTGAAGAAGATATGTTTGAAGTGGAAAATGAAAAAAAACTGAGCAAAAGAACGATGTAG
- a CDS encoding aspartate carbamoyltransferase catalytic subunit, which produces MKWDLLTTSQLSAKEIQEIILSASEFANGKTWKPKEKLFISNLFYEPSTRTKSSFEMAERKLGLEVIPFEVQTSSVLKGETLYDTVKTLEAIGTNAIVIRHSADSYFSELEKGISIPIINAGDGKGHHPTQSLLDLMTIQQEFGSFTGLTVTIIGDILHSRVARSNADALLRLGAKVIFSGPEDWVDQNQLPAGSCYMSVDEAVELADVVMLLRVQHERHDGKLLFDKNEYHRNYGLTLERERLMKKGSIILHPAPVNRGVEIADELVESPRSRIFKQMENGVYIRMAVLKRALENRNGGMEYVDANQKWQTSY; this is translated from the coding sequence ATGAAATGGGATTTGCTGACAACATCACAGCTTAGTGCAAAGGAAATACAGGAAATCATCCTGTCTGCGAGTGAATTTGCCAATGGGAAGACCTGGAAGCCAAAAGAAAAGCTGTTCATCAGCAATTTATTTTACGAGCCAAGCACGAGGACGAAGTCGAGCTTCGAGATGGCGGAACGGAAGCTTGGACTTGAGGTGATCCCGTTTGAGGTCCAGACATCCAGTGTACTGAAAGGTGAGACATTGTACGACACCGTAAAAACACTCGAAGCAATCGGCACCAACGCAATCGTTATCAGGCATAGTGCAGACAGTTATTTTTCAGAACTCGAGAAAGGCATTTCGATTCCAATCATCAATGCCGGTGACGGAAAAGGGCATCATCCAACTCAATCATTGCTGGACCTGATGACAATCCAGCAAGAATTCGGAAGTTTTACCGGGCTTACAGTCACGATCATCGGTGATATCCTCCACAGCCGGGTCGCCAGGTCTAATGCAGATGCACTTTTGAGACTTGGAGCAAAAGTGATTTTTTCAGGACCTGAAGATTGGGTGGATCAAAATCAGCTTCCCGCTGGCAGCTGCTATATGTCAGTAGACGAGGCGGTCGAGTTGGCAGATGTAGTCATGCTCCTTCGTGTCCAGCATGAACGGCATGATGGCAAGCTCCTGTTTGATAAGAATGAGTACCACCGAAACTATGGTTTAACGCTTGAAAGAGAGAGGCTCATGAAAAAGGGAAGCATCATCCTCCATCCTGCACCGGTCAATCGCGGCGTCGAAATCGCAGATGAGCTAGTTGAAAGTCCAAGGTCACGTATTTTTAAGCAAATGGAGAATGGTGTGTACATTAGGATGGCAGTGTTAAAAAGAGCGCTTGAAAATAGAAATGGAGGAATGGAATATGTCGATGCTAATCAAAAATGGCAAACTAGTTACTGA
- a CDS encoding cell division protein SepF — MSLKSKIKTFFFLEDEYDYNDEEMLEEEAEPFKPNKQPVQQKQNVVSLQSVQKSSKVILMEPRMYAEAQEIADHLKNRRAVVVNLQRIEQDQARRIVDFLSGTVYAISGDIQRIGMNIFLCTPDNVEVTGNISELMQERDYQESRW, encoded by the coding sequence ATGAGCTTAAAATCAAAAATTAAGACATTTTTTTTCCTGGAAGATGAATATGACTATAATGATGAGGAAATGCTCGAGGAAGAAGCTGAGCCTTTCAAGCCGAATAAACAGCCTGTTCAGCAAAAGCAGAATGTAGTAAGCCTGCAAAGTGTGCAAAAGTCTTCGAAGGTGATCCTGATGGAGCCAAGAATGTATGCGGAAGCACAGGAAATTGCAGACCATCTGAAAAATCGCCGGGCAGTCGTTGTGAACCTGCAGCGTATCGAACAGGACCAGGCAAGGCGTATCGTAGATTTCCTCAGCGGAACAGTTTATGCGATCAGCGGGGATATCCAGCGGATCGGCATGAATATCTTCTTATGTACCCCGGATAATGTGGAAGTCACAGGAAATATTTCTGAATTGATGCAGGAGCGGGATTACCAAGAGTCGAGGTGGTAG
- the pyrR gene encoding bifunctional pyr operon transcriptional regulator/uracil phosphoribosyltransferase PyrR produces the protein MAEKAVVLDNQGIRRALTRIAHEIIERNKGIEDSVLVGIRTRGIYIAKRLAERIREIEGADIPVGELDITLYRDDLTKKTDDQEPEVKGSDIPVDISNKKVILVDDVLYTGRTVRAAMDALIDIGRPATIQLAVLVDRGHRELPIRADFVGKNIPTSSSERIVVELQEVDEEERVSIFEK, from the coding sequence ATGGCTGAAAAAGCGGTTGTGCTCGACAACCAGGGAATCCGCAGGGCACTTACGAGGATTGCCCATGAAATCATTGAAAGAAACAAGGGTATCGAAGACAGCGTGCTTGTCGGAATACGCACCAGAGGGATTTATATCGCCAAAAGACTGGCGGAAAGAATCCGTGAGATTGAAGGAGCAGATATCCCGGTAGGTGAGCTCGATATCACACTGTATCGCGATGACTTGACGAAGAAGACCGATGACCAGGAGCCTGAGGTAAAAGGATCGGATATCCCGGTCGATATCTCGAATAAAAAGGTGATTCTGGTGGATGACGTTCTCTACACAGGCAGGACAGTCCGTGCAGCGATGGATGCATTGATTGACATCGGCCGGCCGGCGACCATCCAGCTTGCAGTGCTGGTCGACAGAGGACACAGGGAGCTGCCGATCAGGGCAGACTTTGTAGGAAAGAACATCCCGACATCAAGTTCGGAAAGAATCGTCGTCGAACTTCAAGAAGTTGATGAAGAAGAACGCGTAAGCATTTTTGAAAAATAA
- a CDS encoding TraR/DksA C4-type zinc finger protein — protein sequence MEGNLDYIYSELRETRTELLAYLNHGQKDERILQYIVDELNDIETALEKMEFGEYGKCEISGEYLPYEFLQTIPTARSANELEQLEQYWRKPIYS from the coding sequence ATGGAAGGTAATCTTGATTACATTTACAGTGAGCTCCGCGAAACGAGAACAGAATTGTTAGCGTACCTGAATCATGGCCAGAAAGATGAGAGGATTTTGCAATACATTGTTGATGAATTGAACGACATAGAAACTGCGTTGGAGAAAATGGAATTTGGCGAGTATGGCAAGTGCGAGATATCTGGAGAATATTTACCCTACGAGTTTTTGCAGACCATACCTACAGCCAGATCAGCGAATGAATTGGAGCAACTCGAACAATACTGGCGCAAGCCCATCTACTCGTGA
- a CDS encoding DivIVA domain-containing protein, whose amino-acid sequence MPLTPLDIHNKEFNKGFRGYDEDEVNEFLDQVIKDYELIIREKKELEEKLNEMNSRLGHFTNIEETLNKSIVIAQEAGEEVRRNAQKEAKLIVKEAEKNADRIINESLSKARKIALEIEELKKQSKVFRTRFKMLIEAQLDMLNTDDWDHLLEYELDSTELKAAAREEEDSLA is encoded by the coding sequence ATGCCTTTAACGCCGTTAGATATACACAACAAAGAATTCAATAAGGGATTTCGCGGGTATGATGAAGATGAAGTAAATGAATTTCTTGACCAGGTGATCAAGGACTACGAACTAATTATCCGAGAGAAAAAAGAGCTAGAAGAAAAATTGAATGAAATGAATTCAAGGCTTGGCCATTTTACAAATATAGAAGAAACCTTGAATAAATCGATTGTGATCGCGCAGGAAGCAGGGGAAGAAGTCCGCCGCAACGCGCAAAAGGAAGCGAAGCTGATCGTCAAGGAAGCAGAAAAGAACGCTGACAGGATCATTAATGAATCTCTATCCAAGGCACGAAAAATCGCCCTTGAAATTGAAGAATTGAAGAAGCAGTCCAAAGTATTCAGAACAAGGTTCAAAATGCTGATCGAAGCGCAGCTTGATATGCTGAACACTGATGATTGGGATCATCTGCTTGAATATGAATTGGATTCAACAGAATTGAAGGCTGCTGCTAGAGAAGAAGAAGATTCACTGGCTTGA
- the lspA gene encoding signal peptidase II has product MFYYIIALFVILLDQVTKWFIVKNMELGDSIKVIENFLYITSHRNRGAAWGILQGQMWFFYVITIIVVIGLVVYIQKAAKGKLLLGVSLGFMLGGAIGNFIDRVYRKEVVDFINTYIFGYDFPIFNIADSALVIGVGLLMIDMIREEREAKRKAYGENGTHHQ; this is encoded by the coding sequence GTGTTTTATTACATAATTGCACTGTTTGTTATTTTGCTTGACCAGGTTACTAAATGGTTTATTGTCAAAAACATGGAGCTTGGAGACAGCATAAAGGTCATAGAGAATTTCTTGTATATTACTTCGCACCGTAACCGTGGTGCTGCATGGGGAATCCTGCAGGGACAAATGTGGTTCTTCTATGTCATTACCATTATCGTGGTAATTGGCCTTGTCGTCTATATTCAAAAAGCAGCTAAAGGCAAACTTCTGCTGGGTGTTTCGCTTGGTTTCATGCTGGGCGGGGCGATTGGGAATTTTATCGACAGGGTATACCGAAAGGAAGTTGTTGATTTCATCAACACCTATATTTTTGGATACGATTTCCCTATCTTCAATATCGCGGATTCTGCGCTGGTGATCGGTGTGGGTTTACTGATGATTGACATGATCAGGGAAGAGAGAGAGGCGAAAAGAAAAGCTTATGGAGAAAATGGAACACATCATCAGTGA
- a CDS encoding YggS family pyridoxal phosphate-dependent enzyme produces MKVRENLEVIQSQIADACKKTGRIPEEVKIIAVTKYVSPERAQEAIDAGVTHLGENRDEGLLHKIGQLEDKPVWHFIGTLQTRKVKNIIEHVTYIHSLDRLSLAKEINKRSESKVRCLIQVNASGEESKHGLRPEDVIGFVQELKQFTNIEVSGLMTMAPFTEDEQVIRDCFRTMKRLQADIQSLKFDYAPCNELSMGMSNDFQIAVEEGSTMVRIGTALVGNESEVH; encoded by the coding sequence ATGAAGGTCAGAGAAAATCTGGAGGTTATCCAGAGTCAGATTGCAGATGCCTGTAAAAAAACCGGGCGCATTCCAGAAGAGGTCAAAATTATTGCCGTCACTAAATATGTTTCACCAGAACGGGCCCAGGAAGCCATTGATGCAGGAGTCACCCATCTGGGTGAAAACCGGGATGAGGGACTGCTCCATAAAATTGGCCAATTAGAGGACAAGCCGGTCTGGCATTTTATCGGGACGCTGCAAACGAGAAAAGTGAAAAACATCATTGAACATGTTACATATATCCATTCATTGGACAGGCTTTCACTTGCAAAGGAAATCAATAAGCGGTCCGAATCAAAAGTGAGATGTCTCATCCAGGTCAACGCATCCGGTGAAGAGAGCAAGCATGGGTTAAGACCGGAGGATGTCATTGGTTTTGTACAAGAACTGAAGCAGTTTACGAATATTGAAGTAAGCGGACTAATGACGATGGCCCCTTTTACAGAGGATGAGCAAGTGATCAGGGATTGTTTCAGGACAATGAAAAGGCTGCAAGCAGATATACAATCGCTGAAGTTTGATTATGCACCATGTAATGAACTGTCGATGGGAATGTCAAATGATTTTCAAATAGCTGTTGAAGAAGGATCAACAATGGTGCGTATTGGCACTGCCTTGGTAGGCAATGAATCGGAGGTGCATTAA
- the ileS gene encoding isoleucine--tRNA ligase, protein MEYKDTLLMPKTEFPMRGNLPNREPEIQAKWEEMNVYEKVQKHTEGRPLFILHDGPPYANGDIHMGHALNKILKDFIVRYKSMSGFCSPYVPGWDTHGLPIEQALTNKGVKRKEMTVAEFRKLCEEYAYEQINNQREQFKRLGVRGDWENPYITLKPEYEAQQIKVFGDMAKKGYIYKGKKPVYWSPSSESALAEAEIEYQDKRSASIYVGFPVKDGKGVLDQDVEIVIWTTTPWTIPANLGISVHPELTYVVVEADGRKFLVAEELLEAVTNEIGWENTSTVKKLAGKELEGVLAKHPLYDRTSLVMLGEHVTTDAGTGCVHTAPGHGEDDFHVGQKYGLEVLCPVDDKGVMTAEAEGFEGLFYDQANKPITEKLEEAGALLKLSFITHSYPHDWRTKKPVIFRATAQWFASIKDFRGELLKAVEETKWVPAWGETRLFNMVRDRGDWCISRQRAWGVPIPVFYAENGQEIITDETIDHVSNLFREHGSNIWFEKEANELLPEGFSHPGSPNGKFTKETDIMDVWFDSGSSHQAVLVERDDLQRPADLYLEGSDQYRGWFNSSLSTAVAVTGKAPYKGVLSHGFALDGEGRKMSKSIGNVVVPAKVMNQLGADILRLWVASVDYQSDVRVSDAILKQVAEVYRKIRNTFRFLLGNLSDFNPATDAVPFDQLREVDQFMLVKLNKLIKYVRNAYDNYEFAGVYHAVNNFCTLDLSAFYLDFAKDVLYIEAADNSERRAIQTVLHESLLALVKLTAPILSHTADEVWGFIPSADEDSVQLTDMPEPKEIANAEALENKWNAFMKLRDDVLKALEEARNDKVIGKSLTAKVSLYVNDSTKELLDSISENLSQLFIVSGFEVAGSYDQAPDNAMKLENTAIVVTKAEGETCERCWVVTPEVGKVEEHLTLCERCATVVKENY, encoded by the coding sequence ATGGAGTACAAAGATACTTTGCTCATGCCGAAGACCGAGTTTCCAATGCGCGGAAACCTTCCGAACAGGGAACCTGAAATCCAGGCAAAATGGGAAGAAATGAATGTTTACGAAAAGGTTCAAAAGCACACAGAAGGACGTCCGCTGTTCATCCTGCATGACGGACCTCCATACGCTAATGGAGACATCCATATGGGCCACGCACTTAATAAAATCCTCAAAGATTTTATCGTCCGTTATAAATCAATGAGCGGTTTTTGCTCGCCATATGTACCTGGCTGGGACACTCACGGTTTGCCAATCGAGCAGGCATTGACTAACAAGGGTGTAAAACGAAAGGAAATGACTGTAGCTGAGTTCAGGAAGCTTTGTGAAGAGTATGCATACGAGCAAATCAATAACCAGCGTGAACAGTTCAAACGTCTTGGTGTTCGCGGAGACTGGGAAAACCCTTATATCACATTGAAGCCTGAATATGAAGCACAGCAAATCAAAGTATTCGGGGATATGGCCAAAAAGGGATACATCTACAAAGGGAAAAAACCTGTTTATTGGTCTCCATCAAGTGAGTCTGCACTTGCAGAAGCAGAAATCGAATATCAGGATAAGCGTTCTGCATCCATCTATGTTGGTTTCCCTGTAAAAGACGGCAAAGGTGTTCTTGACCAGGATGTCGAAATTGTCATCTGGACGACAACACCATGGACGATTCCTGCAAACCTTGGAATCTCCGTTCACCCAGAATTGACGTACGTTGTTGTAGAAGCTGATGGAAGGAAATTCCTTGTTGCTGAAGAACTTCTAGAAGCAGTTACGAATGAAATCGGCTGGGAAAATACTTCCACAGTTAAAAAACTTGCAGGTAAAGAGCTTGAAGGTGTTCTTGCAAAGCACCCATTATACGATCGCACTTCGCTAGTCATGCTTGGCGAGCACGTAACGACTGATGCTGGTACAGGATGTGTCCACACTGCCCCAGGACACGGGGAAGATGACTTCCATGTTGGCCAGAAGTATGGACTTGAAGTTTTATGCCCTGTAGATGATAAGGGTGTTATGACAGCTGAGGCAGAAGGCTTTGAAGGTTTATTCTATGATCAGGCGAACAAGCCAATCACAGAAAAGCTTGAAGAAGCTGGTGCTTTACTGAAGCTAAGCTTCATCACACATTCATACCCGCATGACTGGAGAACGAAAAAACCTGTTATCTTCCGTGCTACAGCACAATGGTTTGCGTCTATCAAAGATTTCCGCGGCGAATTGTTAAAAGCTGTTGAAGAAACAAAATGGGTACCAGCATGGGGCGAAACAAGACTATTCAATATGGTCCGTGATCGCGGTGACTGGTGTATCTCCCGTCAGCGTGCATGGGGCGTTCCAATCCCGGTATTCTATGCTGAAAATGGCCAGGAAATCATCACGGATGAAACAATCGACCATGTCTCAAACCTTTTCCGTGAGCATGGTTCTAATATCTGGTTTGAAAAAGAAGCCAATGAATTGCTTCCAGAAGGCTTTAGCCACCCTGGAAGCCCTAATGGCAAGTTTACGAAAGAAACGGACATCATGGATGTTTGGTTCGATTCTGGTTCATCACACCAGGCAGTACTTGTAGAGCGCGATGATCTTCAGCGCCCGGCAGACCTTTATCTTGAAGGATCTGACCAATACCGCGGCTGGTTCAACTCATCATTATCTACAGCAGTTGCAGTAACAGGCAAAGCACCTTACAAAGGAGTCCTTAGCCACGGTTTTGCACTTGATGGCGAAGGCCGCAAGATGAGCAAATCAATCGGTAACGTTGTCGTTCCTGCAAAGGTTATGAACCAGTTGGGTGCCGATATCCTGCGACTCTGGGTGGCATCCGTCGATTATCAATCCGATGTACGTGTTTCTGACGCGATTCTGAAGCAGGTTGCTGAAGTGTACCGAAAAATCCGTAACACATTCAGATTCTTGCTCGGCAACCTTTCTGATTTCAACCCTGCAACTGATGCAGTGCCATTCGATCAGCTGCGCGAAGTTGACCAGTTCATGCTCGTGAAGTTGAACAAGTTGATCAAATATGTGCGCAATGCATATGACAATTATGAATTTGCAGGCGTCTACCATGCGGTCAATAATTTCTGTACTCTAGACCTAAGTGCATTCTATCTGGATTTTGCAAAGGATGTCCTGTATATCGAAGCTGCAGATAATTCTGAGCGACGAGCTATTCAGACGGTATTACACGAGAGTCTGCTTGCATTGGTGAAGCTGACAGCACCGATCCTTTCTCATACAGCGGATGAGGTTTGGGGATTCATCCCTTCAGCTGACGAAGACAGCGTCCAGCTGACAGATATGCCTGAACCGAAGGAAATCGCAAATGCAGAAGCACTTGAAAACAAGTGGAATGCATTCATGAAGCTTCGTGACGATGTCCTAAAGGCTCTTGAAGAAGCAAGGAACGACAAGGTCATCGGTAAATCGCTGACTGCGAAGGTTTCATTATACGTAAACGACAGCACTAAAGAGCTTCTGGATTCAATCTCTGAAAACTTAAGCCAGCTGTTCATTGTTTCAGGGTTCGAAGTGGCAGGAAGCTACGACCAGGCTCCTGACAACGCGATGAAGCTTGAAAATACAGCGATTGTTGTTACAAAAGCTGAAGGCGAAACATGTGAGAGATGCTGGGTTGTGACTCCAGAAGTTGGCAAAGTTGAAGAGCACCTAACATTATGTGAACGCTGTGCAACTGTTGTAAAAGAAAATTACTAA
- a CDS encoding YlmH family RNA-binding protein, translated as MSIYQHFRPEEREFIDQVINWKEYVEQNYAPKLTDFLDPREQQILSTVIGKHPDVKWELFGGAPGTERKRAFLYPEYMEAKVEDFQIKLFGIDYAKKFVNIEHRQVLGSLMSLGLKRGKFGDILIEGDVVQFFAADEIADYIRLQLESIGRASIGLSELPLENAVISAENWNEMNTTVSSLRLDTVISALFNLSRQKSQLLIQHGQVKVNWTAIENTAFECGEGDVISARGYGRAKIITIEGKTKKDKYRVIAGRKK; from the coding sequence ATGAGTATCTACCAGCACTTCCGACCTGAAGAACGGGAATTTATCGATCAGGTCATAAACTGGAAGGAATATGTTGAACAAAACTATGCTCCGAAATTGACTGATTTCCTGGATCCCAGGGAACAGCAGATTTTATCTACAGTGATCGGCAAGCATCCAGATGTTAAGTGGGAGCTATTTGGCGGTGCTCCAGGTACAGAGAGAAAACGGGCATTTCTTTACCCAGAGTATATGGAAGCAAAAGTAGAGGATTTCCAGATTAAGCTTTTTGGAATTGATTATGCAAAGAAATTTGTGAATATTGAACACCGTCAAGTTTTGGGCAGCTTGATGTCTCTCGGACTGAAGCGCGGAAAATTTGGAGATATCCTGATTGAGGGTGATGTGGTGCAATTTTTCGCAGCAGACGAAATCGCTGATTACATTCGGCTTCAACTGGAATCAATCGGCAGGGCATCGATTGGCTTGTCCGAGCTTCCACTTGAAAATGCAGTCATCTCTGCTGAAAATTGGAATGAAATGAACACTACAGTATCGTCCTTGCGGCTAGATACGGTCATATCAGCGCTATTCAATCTCTCAAGGCAAAAATCCCAGCTGCTCATCCAGCATGGCCAAGTAAAGGTTAATTGGACTGCGATCGAAAATACTGCTTTTGAATGCGGTGAAGGTGATGTCATTTCCGCACGTGGTTACGGCCGTGCGAAAATTATCACAATTGAAGGGAAAACAAAAAAAGATAAATATCGAGTTATTGCCGGGAGAAAAAAATAA
- a CDS encoding YggT family protein, whose translation MDLVIGIIAQLVSLYQWALIIYIFMSWFPNARETTIGQFLARICEPFLEPFRRIVPSIGMIDISPIVAFLVLRFAVSGLYQLAAWF comes from the coding sequence ATGGATTTAGTAATAGGCATAATAGCTCAATTAGTCAGTCTTTATCAATGGGCCCTGATTATTTATATTTTCATGTCATGGTTCCCGAATGCCAGAGAAACAACAATAGGACAATTTTTAGCACGTATTTGCGAACCTTTCCTGGAGCCTTTCCGACGGATTGTTCCTTCAATCGGCATGATTGATATTTCGCCAATCGTTGCCTTCCTTGTATTGCGTTTTGCTGTCAGCGGGTTGTATCAGCTGGCTGCATGGTTTTAA
- a CDS encoding RluA family pseudouridine synthase, translating into MEKMEHIISEDQAGDRIDKVVSTLDAEWSRSQVQQWIKDGSVLVNGAQVKTNYKCSLNDTLEITIPEPEVLDVIAEEMDLEIHYEDADVLVVNKPKGMVVHPAPGHMTGTLVNGLMAHCKDLSGINGVLRPGIVHRIDKDTSGLLMVAKNDLAHESLVNQLVAKSVTRKYKALVHGNIQHDHGTIDAPLGRDQRDRQSMTVVDNGKHAVTHFNVLERFKDFTFVECQLETGRTHQIRVHMKYIGYPLAGDPKYGPKKTLDLGGQALHAGLLGFDHPRTGEYLEFEAPLPEYFVELLTDLRENR; encoded by the coding sequence ATGGAGAAAATGGAACACATCATCAGTGAGGACCAGGCTGGTGACAGAATAGATAAAGTAGTTTCGACACTTGATGCAGAATGGTCGAGGAGCCAGGTGCAGCAATGGATCAAGGATGGCAGCGTTCTTGTCAATGGAGCTCAAGTCAAAACAAATTATAAATGCAGCTTGAATGACACGCTGGAAATCACCATTCCGGAGCCAGAAGTGCTAGATGTAATTGCTGAGGAAATGGACCTTGAGATTCATTATGAGGACGCAGATGTTCTTGTTGTGAACAAACCGAAGGGAATGGTCGTCCATCCAGCGCCTGGACATATGACTGGAACGCTTGTTAACGGGCTGATGGCGCATTGCAAGGATTTATCAGGCATTAATGGCGTTCTCCGCCCGGGTATCGTCCATAGGATTGATAAGGATACTTCTGGACTTTTGATGGTTGCCAAAAATGATTTGGCACACGAAAGCCTGGTAAACCAGCTTGTAGCTAAAAGTGTTACTCGCAAATACAAGGCTCTCGTCCACGGAAATATCCAGCATGATCATGGTACAATCGATGCTCCGCTTGGGCGCGATCAAAGAGATCGCCAGAGCATGACAGTGGTCGATAATGGCAAACATGCTGTCACGCATTTTAATGTTCTTGAACGGTTTAAGGATTTTACGTTTGTTGAGTGTCAGCTTGAAACGGGCAGGACGCATCAAATCCGTGTTCATATGAAATACATCGGCTATCCGCTGGCTGGAGACCCGAAATATGGCCCGAAAAAGACGCTCGATCTTGGCGGACAGGCATTGCATGCTGGACTGCTTGGTTTCGATCATCCAAGGACAGGGGAGTACCTAGAGTTTGAAGCTCCGCTGCCTGAATATTTCGTTGAGCTTTTAACCGATCTTAGAGAAAATCGTTGA